A section of the Acidobacteriota bacterium genome encodes:
- a CDS encoding amino acid permease encodes MSLSPASPAAPTDASKEKPSLVRGLSLLDAVLLLVSGIIGSSIFLTAKDIAAPLPNPFWFFLVWILGGAISLCACAAFAELGSMFPDSGGQYIYLREAYGDLVAFLYGWMLFAVANGGTIAALSVASAAYMGNIFPAISQQHVIFSVLGMAFTRSHAVGLLLIVVLTYVNVFGLRWGALLQNLSTWTKFIAMSAFVVLGFTIGKGHWSNFTAHSGGMSMGLSPGQLISALGVGLIAVFWAYDGWVYVTWVAGEIKDPRRNVPLAMVFGVLAVGAIYLAMNMVYVYAMPLSEVAKHDTIAHAAAAALFSPEAAVWLSAMIAISCFSAAASCTLSGSRVYLAMAQDGAFFKRMAEIHPKWRTPAFSLIGQGIWAALLTMSGRYDQLYTYVIFGMVLSYTLTVIGLFVLRWKQPDTPRPYRCTGYPWLPGFYVLIGVIWTLNTIFTRPTEAFWGATIVLAGVPGYVYWKYANPKTPAAN; translated from the coding sequence ATGAGTCTCTCTCCCGCTTCCCCGGCCGCTCCCACTGACGCTTCCAAAGAAAAACCAAGTCTCGTTCGCGGACTGAGTTTGCTGGACGCTGTGCTCCTGCTGGTGAGTGGCATCATCGGGTCTTCGATTTTTCTTACCGCCAAAGACATTGCGGCTCCGCTGCCAAATCCATTCTGGTTCTTTCTGGTCTGGATTCTGGGCGGAGCCATCTCGCTGTGCGCCTGCGCCGCCTTTGCGGAACTCGGCTCCATGTTTCCAGATTCGGGCGGACAGTACATCTATCTGCGCGAGGCCTACGGAGACCTGGTCGCGTTTCTCTACGGATGGATGCTGTTTGCAGTCGCCAATGGTGGCACGATCGCTGCGTTGTCGGTAGCGTCGGCAGCGTACATGGGCAACATCTTCCCGGCAATCTCACAACAGCATGTGATTTTTTCAGTGCTCGGCATGGCGTTCACGCGGTCTCACGCGGTGGGATTGCTGTTGATCGTCGTGCTCACCTATGTGAACGTTTTCGGATTGCGATGGGGCGCGCTGCTGCAGAACCTTTCGACTTGGACGAAGTTCATCGCCATGTCCGCGTTTGTGGTGCTGGGATTCACGATCGGCAAAGGTCATTGGTCGAACTTCACCGCTCATTCCGGCGGCATGAGCATGGGACTGAGCCCCGGACAGCTGATCTCCGCGCTGGGCGTGGGACTGATCGCCGTCTTCTGGGCCTATGACGGATGGGTCTACGTCACATGGGTTGCCGGCGAAATCAAGGATCCGCGGAGAAACGTGCCGCTGGCCATGGTTTTCGGCGTGCTCGCTGTCGGCGCCATCTATCTGGCGATGAACATGGTTTATGTCTACGCGATGCCGCTGAGCGAAGTGGCCAAGCATGACACGATCGCGCACGCTGCGGCCGCCGCGTTGTTTTCGCCTGAGGCCGCCGTCTGGCTCTCAGCCATGATTGCCATTTCGTGTTTCAGCGCTGCGGCTTCGTGCACTCTTTCCGGGTCGCGCGTCTATCTCGCCATGGCGCAGGACGGCGCCTTCTTCAAACGCATGGCGGAGATCCACCCCAAATGGCGAACGCCCGCTTTCAGCTTGATTGGACAAGGGATCTGGGCCGCATTGCTCACGATGAGTGGCCGCTACGATCAGCTTTACACCTACGTCATTTTCGGGATGGTGCTTTCGTACACGCTGACGGTGATCGGATTGTTTGTCCTGCGTTGGAAGCAGCCCGATACTCCGCGTCCTTACCGTTGCACCGGGTACCCGTGGCTACCGGGTTTCTATGTATTGATCGGCGTCATCTGGACGTTGAATACGATTTTCACGCGTCCCACGGAGGCCTTCTGGGGCGCCACGATTGTGCTCGCGGGCGTGCCCGGGTATGTGTATTGGAAGTACGCGAACCCCAAAACACCGGCGGCGAATTAA